A single window of Crassostrea angulata isolate pt1a10 chromosome 8, ASM2561291v2, whole genome shotgun sequence DNA harbors:
- the LOC128159287 gene encoding 52 kDa repressor of the inhibitor of the protein kinase-like — MGERDFDLLQATLLKAAAKGWQALQFHVSLRYTSLKKDYTYDLSKMRFDVLPRDGNVDNIAEAIYPADGPENICPLKVYEDVLPTDVQTNEMKEPAPKKSKLCIDLDDTPEITLGSQNDKANKKSDDNEFIQTTEDEIDKDKTSIDDSGFSDLGKIVTGAIKLNTMSSAEKISYIQNQPLPDDIAKLKTGRAQTTNTGELKKTLSFQSSWMNQFPWLTCSKLLNGGLCKFCVMFPQSDVQHQNAFVTQPFTAYKKALGKTSALLKHQNSEHHKNAKSVYQTTKMTSQVPSSSLPYKLNQQNQTQYQHNIRLLEKIVDAVILCGKQNIPLRGHRDDSTSDSSNKGNFLAILQLLAKHDEQLMSHLQTAKKNALYTSKTIQNEVIQLIGNHITGKILKGLQGRGFYSIIADEVTDKYANKEVLVLCLRFLDTRENPATIKEEFLDFSNIGRTTGEAIADKLIEILRSLAIPNENMRGHAYDGAAAMASEKRGCQGRMKSLNQLALFTHCRSHVLNLSVASACKLPLVRNMIDVLNSVFIFFDSYPKRQGFFENIIENDGSVDFSKKKLVGLCKTRWVERHICLDVFYTMYKFVIKCLQHIINQNLDESTNEDWSWDRQTKVTAQGLLASLTSFSVLITFVFVRYVLDTIKPLTLKLQKRDIDIFTASKLIEEHVDRIKEIRTAVDTEFESCFEDAKQIADDLDIVIKIPRVCSKQQHRKNVSTTNPKIIIDLSWPFHFWTFFSVN, encoded by the exons ATGGGTGAAAGGGATTTTGATCTTTTGCAAGCCACCTTGCTGAAAGCAGCAGCAAAAGGCTGGCAAGCCTTGCAGTTCCATGTATCTTTGAGATACACAAGTTTGAAGAAAGACTACACCTATGATCTGAGTAAAATGAGGTTCGATGTATTGCCCAGAGACGGTAATGTGGACAACATTGCCGAAGCGATTTATCCAGCAGATGGCCcagaaaatatttgtcctttgaaAGTGTATGAGGATG TTTTACCTACAGATGTCCAAACCAATGAAATGAAGGAGCCTGCTCCTAAAAAGTCAAAACTTTGTATTGACTTAGATGATACCCCGGAGATCACCTTGGGCTCACAAAATgataaagcaaataaaaaatctgATGACAATGAATTTATTCAGACAACAGAAGATGAAATTGATAAAGATAAAACATCTATTGACGATTCAGGTTTTTCTGATCTTGGTAAAATTGTCACAGGTGCAATAAAGTTGAACACAATGTCCTCAGCTGAAAAGATAAGTTATATTCAGAATCAGCCCTTGCCAGACGATATCGCCAAGTTAAAAACAGGTCGTGCTCAAACAACGAATACAGGTGAACTAAAGAAGACTTTATCATTTCAATCTTCTTGGATGAATCAGTTTCCATGGTTGACCTGTAGCAAACTGTTAAATGGCGGTCTATGCAAGTTTTGTGTCATGTTCCCTCAATCAGATGTCCAACATCAAAATGCGTTTGTTACGCAACCTTTTACTGCGTATAAAAAAGCCCTTGGAAAAACATCTGCCCTTTTAAAGCATCAAAATTCAGAACACCACAAGAATGCCAAATCTGTTTATCAAACAACCAAGATGACATCCCAAGTGCCATCTTCGTCTCTTCCGTATAAACTAAATCAGCAAAATCAGACACAGTATCAGCACAACATTAGGTTGCTTGAGAAAATAGTAGATGCGGTCATTCTGTGTGGGAAACAAAATATTCCTCTGCGAGGACACAGAGATGATAGTACAAGTGATTCTTCAAATAAAGGTAATTTCCTGGCAATATTACAGCTGTTGGCAAAGCATGATGAGCAGCTCATGTCTCATCTACAAACAGCAAAAAAGAATGCCTTATACACCAGCAAAACCATTCAAAATGAGGTTATCCAACTCATAGGAAATCACATCACAGGTAAAATTTTGAAGGGTCTACAAGGGAGGGGTTTTTATTCCATCATAGCCGATGAGGTAACAGACAAATATGCTAACAAAGAAGTTTTAGTCTTGTGTCTCAGATTTCTAGATACTAGAGAAAACCCTGCCACCATTAAGGAGGAATTCCTTGACTTTTCAAATATAGGCAGAACTACAGGGGAAGCAATTGCTGATAAACTCATTGAAATCCTCCGTTCGCTTGCAATTCCAAATGAGAACATGCGAGGGCACGCATACGATGGTGCAGCAGCAATGGCATCGGAAAAACGGGGGTGTCAGGGACGAATGAAGTCTCTAAACCAATTAGCTTTGTTTACACATTGTCGGAGTCATGTGTTGAATCTGAGCGTTGCTTCAGCCTGCAAATTACCTCTTGTAAGGAATATGATAGATGTCCTTAATTCagtgtttattttctttgacaGTTACCCCAAAAGACAAGGtttttttgagaatattatagaaaatgatgGGTCAGTAGATTTTTCCAAAAAGAAACTTGTAGGACTCTGTAAGACTAGGTGGGTTGAACGTCATATCTGCTTGGATGTGTTTTACACTATGTACAAGTTCGTCATCAAATGTCTTCAGCACATTATCAATCAAAACCTTGATGAAAGTACCAATGAAGACTGGTCTTGGGATAGACAAACTAAAGTGACAGCACAGGGACTTTTGGCTTCGTTGACGTCCTTCTCTGTGTTGATAACATTTGTGTTTGTAAGGTACGTCCTAGACACAATAAAACCTTTAACTCTCAAACTTCAGAAGAGAGATATTGACATTTTCACTGCAAGTAAGCTAATCGAGGAACACGTTGATAGAATCAAAGAAATTCGTACAGCGGTAGATACGGAATTTGAGTCTTGCTTTGAAGACGCCAAACAAATTGCAGATGACCTTGATATAGTGATTAAAATTCCAAGGGTTTGCTCAAAGCAACAACACAGGAAAAATGTCTCCACAACTAATCCCAAGATTATTATAGATCTGTCGTGGCCATTCCATTTCTGGACTTTCTTCTCAGTGAATTAA
- the LOC128158725 gene encoding uncharacterized protein LOC128158725, which yields MDQKPPRPRTLQLSPVTAKKAPRSGRHRKQASTRHRSTTELKLLANNIRGIIEDISFQNSEQSRENVLRRSYIGISRSAAATYGDEPEPLFSRRNIVSAFYGENRSGDGVTRETAMQMSKRVAKTERYDKRLQQEVKADKRQSCPWDLSYFDQHGDSRSLQILATELNHLREIRENEVRDLLTVNNKLQHDLFDADREICTLQEKNFQSNKRLEDMLRVYERIRENLKHCLTKVRDLESLGKITPFNSDDESSARAQKGEDRSNDQASLSSGFNTLSDMSESLPLDSMALGYEGDGENSTCERRRAGLSNMTDLLRDIDSISLDSRSTGCGGSPPDGSNGPSPRPERKLLIRLQEDVNSLSQINRDQSQEIERLRSDLASCRKHMTSSQFQLEAVEIECSRLLAMEDQIASVITLLQRAKDVHLHRQILGDIILNAVTNAMCLDSGSSGIAADVFLRELHERLSLHPQLGPSDATEPIKRKPASVSKEKTKRPGSGDSKRFGAIFSDLSLTQPVLEFNTKSGNKETDIAGKAAAGEKKDIFDALKFIDDEEDQLSEAESFHSLSRHLSGDHEKN from the exons ATGGATCAGAAACCGCCACGTCCCCGCACCTTACAACTGTCCCCCGTCACGGCCAAGAAAGCACCTCGTTCTGGACGTCACCGGAAACAAGCGTCCACCCGACACAGGAGTACAACCGAACTCAAACTACTCGCCAATAACATCCGAGGAATCATCGAGGATATCTCCTTCCAAAACAGTGAACAGTCTCGGGAAAATGTCCTTCGTCGTTCCTATATTGGTATAAGCCGAAGTGCAGCGGCTACTTACGGAGACGAGCCGGAACCTCTGTTTTCCAGGAGGAATATCGTATCGGCGTTTTACGGGGAAAATCGTTCCGGAGATGGCGTTACCAGGGAAACAGCGATGCAAATGTCAAAGCGAGTCGCGAAAACGGAGAGATACGACAAGCGGCTCCAACAAGAAGTGAAGGCGGACAAACGTCAGTCGTGTCCCTGGGATCTGTCGTATTTTGACCAACATGGCGATAGCAGGTCGCTCCAGATTCTTGCTACGGAGTTGAACCATCTCCGGGAAATCCGCGAGAATGAAGTACGGGATTTATTAACGGTGAACAATAAACTCCAGCATGATCTGTTTGACGCTGACAGAGAAATATGTACACTTCAAGAAAAAAACTTTCAGAGTAACAAGAGGTTAGAAGACATGTTACGTGTGTACGAACGAATTCGAGAAAACTTGAAGCACTGTTTAACAAAAGTCCGGGATTTGGAAAGTCTTGGAAAAATTACACCATTTAATTCTGATGATGAATCTTCAGCGCG AGCTCAGAAAGGCGAGGACCGAAGCAATGACCAGGCCAGTCTGTCCTCGGGTTTCAACACGCTATCCGATATGTCCGAGAGTCTACCACTGGACTCTATGGCGCTGGGATACGAAG gTGATGGAGAGAATTCTACGTGCGAGAGGCGCCGTGCGGGTCTCTCCAATATGACCGACTTACTGCGAGACATCGACTCCATCAGCCTGGACAGTCGCAGTACCGGATGTGGGGGGTCCCCACCAGATGGCAGCAATGGTCCGTCCCCACGCCCAGAGCGGAAGCTCCTCATCCGACTACAGGAGGACGTGAACTCTCTGTCGCAAATCAATCGGGACCAATCTCAG GAAATCGAGCGACTTCGGTCTGACCTGGCTTCCTGTCGTAAACACATGACTTCCTCCCAGTTCCAGCTGGAGGCGGTTGAGATCGAGTGTAGTCGTCTGCTGGCGATGGAGGACCAGATCGCCTCCGTCATCACGCTCCTGCAGAGGGCAAAGGACGTG CATCTCCACAGACAGATTTTAGGAGACATCATTTTGAACGCCGTGACTAACGCAATGTGTCTCGACAGTGGATCATCAg GTATAGCAGCAGACGTGTTTCTGAGAGAGCTACACGAGCGATTGTCATTGCATCCTCAGCTTGGTCCCTCCGATGCAACAGAACCAATTAAGCGTAAACCGGCTTCTGTAAGCAAGGAGAAGACCAAGCGACCCGGTAGTGGGGACAGCAAACGATTTGGAGCTATATTTTCGGACCTCTCTCTGACACAACCTGTTCTTGAGTTTAATACGAAGTCTGGCAACAAAGAGACCGACATTGCTGGGAAAGCGGCGGCTGGAGAAAAGAAAGATATTTTCGACGCATTAAAGTTTATCGACGACGAGGAGGACCAATTGAGTGAGGCTGAGTCGTTCCACAGTCTGAGCAGGCACCTGTCGGGGGACCACGAGAAGAACTGA